Below is a genomic region from Desulfobacter sp..
AAAATTAAAATTTCCAGGGGAAATGTTGCAGCCTTAGTGACGGACAATGAACCTGCTGCTAAATCCAAAGAAAAGAAATAAATTATCCTTTAGGAGTGATGAGATTGAAATTATTTACCTTTAAACGCATATTGATTCTGGGTACTATTGTTGCCGCTGTTGTCTGTCTGCTTCCCACCTTTATGGATACCTGGCCCCATAAAAAAATAAACCTGGGCCTGGATCTTCAGGGCGGCATGCACCTGGTTCTTGAAGTTCAAAATGAGAAAGCGGTTGAAGCCGAGATGGAAAGAACCATAGCAGAACTCAAAAAGGATTTAAGAAAAGTGGGGATCAAGCATCTGGGAATTACCCGTACCCCTGACAACCAGATTATTGCTAAAATTTCAGGCCAGGACAATAGGACAAAGGTGGAAAAATTGCTTTCAGAAGATTATTCCAACCTTGAAATTCCTTCTGTAAAGACCCTGGACCAGGGCCTGGCATTTACCTTAAACCTTCCTGACAAGGAAACCGCCTCCATTAAAAAAATGGCCACTGAACAGGCCTTGGAAACCATTCGAAACAGGATTGACGAGTTTGGGGTATCTGAGCCGGACATCCGGATTCAGGGATCAAACCGTATATTGCTCCAATTGCCGGGTATCAAAGATCCAGACCGGGCCAAGGGACTGATCGGCAAAACCGCACAGCTGACATTCCAGCTGGTCAATGATCAGGCAGATGTGAGAACAGCCCTTGAAGGCAACCCTCCGGTGGGATCTGAAATCCTCTATCAGCAAAAAGTCGATCCCAACTCCGGAAATGAAACCCGGGTGCCTTTTCTCATTAAAAAACAGGTACTTTTGGACGGCAGCCTTCTCATCAATGCCCGGGTGGAGTTTGACCAGTTTCAACAGCCCCAGGTGGCCATTGAATTTTCCCGGAAAGGGGCCCGGATTTTTGACAGGATCACCGCTGCAAACGTCAACAAACGTCTGGCCATTGTCCTTGATAAAACCGTCTATTCCGCACCCAATATCCAGGAACGCATTGCCGGGGGAAAGGCCAGAATTACCGGTCAATTTTCCTTGGAAGAGGCCAAAGACCTTGCCATTGCACTTCGGGCAGGTTCTCTTCCCGCCCCTGTGACCATCATTGAAGAACGGACCGTCGGCCCAACTCTGGGTGCTGATTCCGTACGCATGGGTCTGATGTCCATGGTCGTGGGCGGGGCCCTGGTGATTGCCTTTATGCTGATCTACTACAAAGGGGCAGGCCTGATTGCCGACTTGGCCCTGATTATCAATATCATTCTCATAGGGGGCGGACTTGCCGCTTTCCAGGCGACCTTGACTCTGCCGGGCATTGCCGGCATCATCCTTACCATTGGTATGGCCGTGGATGCCAATGTCATTATCTTTGAAAGAATCAGAGAAGAACTCAGGGCTGGAAGAACTGCTCTGGCAGCAGTTCATGCCGGTTACGAACGGGCCACATTGACCATTCTTGATGCCAATGTCACCACCTTGATCGCCGCCATTGTTCTCTTCCAGTTCGGTACAGGTCCCATCAAAGGATTTGCCGTCACCCTTGCTTTAGGTATCGTGGCCAGCTTGTTTACGGCCCTGATTTTGTCCAAGAGCATCTATGATTTGATTCTCCAAAATAAACAATCATCCACTCTCAGTATATAAAGGAACCTATATAATGCAGTTTATCAAGTCTGATGTTAACATAGACTTTATCGGAAAACAGAAACTCGGGTTATTTTTCTCCCTGACGCTTATTATTGCAGGTATTGTGGCCCTGATTGTCCACAAGGGTCCCAACTACGGGATTGACTTTGTCGGCGGCACTTTGGTCCAGGTC
It encodes:
- the secD gene encoding protein translocase subunit SecD, yielding MKLFTFKRILILGTIVAAVVCLLPTFMDTWPHKKINLGLDLQGGMHLVLEVQNEKAVEAEMERTIAELKKDLRKVGIKHLGITRTPDNQIIAKISGQDNRTKVEKLLSEDYSNLEIPSVKTLDQGLAFTLNLPDKETASIKKMATEQALETIRNRIDEFGVSEPDIRIQGSNRILLQLPGIKDPDRAKGLIGKTAQLTFQLVNDQADVRTALEGNPPVGSEILYQQKVDPNSGNETRVPFLIKKQVLLDGSLLINARVEFDQFQQPQVAIEFSRKGARIFDRITAANVNKRLAIVLDKTVYSAPNIQERIAGGKARITGQFSLEEAKDLAIALRAGSLPAPVTIIEERTVGPTLGADSVRMGLMSMVVGGALVIAFMLIYYKGAGLIADLALIINIILIGGGLAAFQATLTLPGIAGIILTIGMAVDANVIIFERIREELRAGRTALAAVHAGYERATLTILDANVTTLIAAIVLFQFGTGPIKGFAVTLALGIVASLFTALILSKSIYDLILQNKQSSTLSI